The following proteins come from a genomic window of Crassostrea angulata isolate pt1a10 chromosome 1, ASM2561291v2, whole genome shotgun sequence:
- the LOC128159389 gene encoding RING finger protein 141-like, translating to MGQGSSIPNPEQTFGIVHSKLKSHLTILKCLANLSYPDFLRSVQELNSLTSSFCDRRGKQLLFSVENGTHSTIFWRTSVRIICEKVNTNINRVESRRRLNLKQYIVLYREISDQVANLNAMEEEKGHLSSLPSNICASVIFDGVGQQYDENECCICMERRSEIILPCTHQFCEGCIDTWNVTNKTCPICRERVESTDETWVITEKPDNLEYETEVKGYLVSLGDNPDHKT from the exons ATGGGGCAAGGCAGTAGTATTCCAAATCCAGAGCAGACCTTCGGAATTGTGCATTCCAAACTGAAGTCTCATCTGACCATTCTGAAATGTCTTGCCAATCTCTCATATCCGGACTTCCTTCGATCTGTGCAAGAGCTCAACTCGTT AACATCATCTTTCTGTGATAGAAGAGGAAAGCAGTTGCTGTTTTCTGTAGAAAATGGAACACATTCTACCATATTTTGGAGGACCTCTGTGAGAATCATTTGTGAGAAA gtgaatacaaatatcaatCGAGTGGAGTCTCGAAGACGACTGAATCTGAAGCAGTACATTGTGTTGTACAGGGAAATCTCTGACCAGGTGGCAAACTTAAACGCCATGGAGGAAGAGAAAGGACACCTCAGTAGTTTACCGAGCAACATCTGTGCCAGTGTTATATTTGACGG GGTGGGGCAGCAGTATGATGAGAATGAATGCTGTATCTGTATGGAGCGTAGGTCTGAGATCATTCTCCCCTGTACACACCAGTTCTGTGAGGGCTGTATAGATACCTG GAATGTGACCAACAAAACGTGTCCCATTTGCCGAGAACGAGTGGAAAGCACGGACGAGACCTGGGTCATTACAGAGAAGCCAGATAACCTTGAATATGAGACAGAGGTCAAAGGTTACCTAGTGAGTCTGGGCGACAATCCAGACCACAAAACATGA